The genomic region atcaatgttAGATTTGATGTAAGATTGGCCATCAAAAGCTAAAGCaagttgaaaattttgcagatatggAAATTCTACCTACAAACTCTAAAGATTCAGAAGCAAAGGACAATTCAGAAGATCATCAAAGTACAACGTCTATGGATAATCTGAGAAACTCTGAGGAACACTCACATAAAAGATCTTCTAGTCTCAATTCAGCTCATACAGAAGATGTCatacttggaaagaaagatgatcccatcagaactagatcatttataAGAAACAACAAAGAATCCCTAGTTGGATTAGTTTCTatggtggaaccaacttatgatGATAAAGCTTCTTTGTTACACAAAACCGATGTATCACGCTAACCTTTGGatattgaacacgtgttcaaatcTTTGAAAGGTCACATGTGCAAGTTGACTGTTGTATTAAATTGTTACGTTTCCCCTAATATCATTAATCATAATGCTTCTATCCTTTGAGTATTCCAATATTTTCTCATTATGTTTCTTAGGCATGCAAATTCATGCATTAACTACATAAGGTTATACATTTGCGTTCTTCCCTCCTTCATTCCTTTATAAATATTCACATTCATCGCCATAATCTTTATCTCTTCCAAAACCTAATATTtgtttctattttcaaaacttaatcattTTCTTCATGGATTCCTAAACACCTCTAATTGTCACAAAGAAAAATTTCTCTAGTACTCTCAAAGCAATGAACACTACATTGCTCGTATCTACACACAAGGCTGGAGACAATATATGGGGATGCTTCTTGGTCCTGTCTACACTAATATTGTAAAAGACTGCTAGAACCAAGCTTCTGTCGCTGATGACAATCTAAGCATCACTTCCTCCATTTATGGAATTGCATTCACTATCTCTGAAACATCTAGTGATGCGGCCATTAGGTTCCCCTCGCAACAAATTGGTGTATGTCTAACGTACTTCGATCACTCAAATTCTTTTGGTGTTCCAAATGTCCTAGGCAAACTTGTCCGTCGAATTTTGAACAATCGTTATCTCCTTACCCGCACACAGAGATCTTGGTTTAATCTTATTCTCTCAAACCTTCTGCCAcgaagaaactttcccaatatcTTACTCTAGGGATCGTTTCCTCATCCTCCGTCTTGAACAAGTAAGACCAATAAATGTTGCACCCTTTTATCTTTGGTTATTTGAGGGAATCTCTGATAGCCTTCAAATGCAGACAGAACGTCTATATACCCTATAGTCGAATCTTGTATGCGTTGCTTGAATCCGAAGGAGTTGTGAAAATTCTTCGCTATGAAAACCTTCCAAATAGCGACGAAGTTGTTTTTGCTGAGCCTTGTGAAGATTTTTCCTTCACTTGAAACTTATATTTGTTTGCTATTAGTACTTGTATCTTTTAATTATCATTAATTAAGTATTTCCTTGTTTCTGCATTTGTTTATTCATATAAGTggaaaacataaaatattttgatACCATAATAGCTTACCTCAACTGAAAACCTTACAAATTTTATTCTCAGTATACTTATTAAGCATTGAATTGTTTACGCTTTTTGaactatgacaaaaagggggagaattagAAAGTGAAATTTTTACTTGATAAAATTAACAGTTAAAAAATATATCTCAAAACAGTTACTGACAAATGTACAAAGAATTGTTGTACCGTTCTCTTTTTCTGAAAGTTGCAggaaaattatatgaaaataatgtTCCAAAGAAGAATCATATAGATCTTCTAAAGAAGTTCCCTGAAAAGAAATACAAGCAAACCTCCTGAAGAGATATGctgaataaaaaaatatacttAGGGAAGTTATCTTCTAAATTTTTCCTCtaagtatttattttagggggagacTATTCATTTCAGGGAGAGATTATACATCCCAGAGAGAGATTGTCttcttatatacaaaatttcttatcagaacgtaaatgttttgtcatcataaaaaaggggaagactgttagaacatagtttggttctaatcatatcttagtgttttgatgataacaagtaaataaattttgtataagtaaatgtggtactctaattatatgtttctcattTCATAAGATGTTCAAATACAAACGCTTAACAGAAAAGCCACTGAAGTTCTAATGAAGTAACTTCTGAATGCACTAACTGCTGTAGACATACTTTAATAGAAGTTATAATCAAGTCACAACAGAAGTTATGAATAAATGAAAAGTTATGAATCAAGATAAAGATGTCATTAAAAACATAACAATTAAAAGACGGGTGAAGCACTCAAATGAAataattcccaaggttgattgaagaagtaaTGTACATGCAGCTCGttggagaaacaaaaacaaaaaacaaacacgCAAGCATTTAATACTCTCTCCAAAGATCAAGATAACAGACAAATACTTGAAGCTATAAATATAAGATcacttgaaaaagaaaagtgtggAGTAACGAAGAACATTATCAAAACAACTATGAACTCTTACatgaagaaaaataattttacgtTAACATTATGAGTTCCTACTCCTTGTacaaaacttagtgaaaaatcacagttgtgattaaatcttattagaagcaatctgaaacactATTATTTAAAGTTATGTTGTAATcattccttgagagaccagttgggtcagatttCTCAAGAGCGCTAGGACTAGTTTGTCTTAGAGGTGTAAGTCACTTGCAGTTgacttgtgcattgtattgttagttacaatagttggttgtgcatttgtaatcagttttgattatagtggattaactACTCGATTTAGAGAGGCGAATACACCTTGGcgagtggactggagtagtttgagttgcaaacgaaccagaataaaaataactgtgttttgTCTATTGTTGTTGCAAACAAAATAGGAaaaacttattcaaacccccttctaagtgttttctaaacCTTCGCAACgcacgtgaggggtgctaataccttccccttgcataaccgacttcCGTACTCGATCTTGGTTGTGAGGCAATCTCATTTATCCTTTTGGGATTTTTCGATGTTTCCCTTGCCTTTGGGTTAAATAAAGTTTGATGGAGACTCTGTTTTTTCGTATAGCGATAGTTTTACAATAGGCTGACTCAAAACTAAAGTAGGAGGTTCTTCTGTACCTCAAGACTTGTTAGATGCTTTCTCTTTTGTGGACACCTGCTTGAGTAACTTGAGAGAGGCTTTATTTACATTCCATTTAATTTCCATCATCAGATAGTAAAGTCCATCATATCCTGATGATTAAGTTTGTATTCTTGATATTGTTGTTCTAGTTGTgagtgttgttgatgaaaatggTATTATGTTGTTTTCTGATGAATTTGGTGGCGAAGTTGTTGTGTTTATGAAGATGGTGTGGTTCATGGTTTCAAATTGCAATACGCAACCGCAATTGCGACCACAATAATGGTGATGCGGTAGCCTCAAACAACggtatattcatctcattcaaaaaCTGATAAAATCTTTGTGCTTCTTCATTCGGTAACTCTTCCCCACCAATTTATTATTTACTGATAAAAAAACTatcaaaaattattataaaaaacatttcatttttaaatataaatactttttagtaaaaaaaaaaagtaacaaataaataactttttaaaaagAAAGTTCCTTAAAAGTAATCTTGTTTTACATTACTTTAAAAAAGTAATGTTGTTTTACATAACTATAAAAAAGTAATCCTAAGAAAGTTCCAAATGTTAGTAATTTTTATACAtataatattctattttttatttataattctttaaaaaaaacttatttttttaagacatataatattgtgttatatatattttttatataatatatatgtttttaataATTCTGTTTTTAagacaaattatttttaaaacagatTAATATTGTGTTAAGACggattattttatataatatatatattaaaaacagattattaaaaacttatttttttaagacatataatattctgtttttaataattctttaaaaacaacttatttttaataacatttataatatgtttttaaaaatttgtttttactaatatatatctatatataatctgtttttattaaaactaatattctttttttcaataatatatatatatatatatatatatatatatatatatatatatattttattttaaaaattatatatacaaattatttctatttccctaataacatattaaataaaaaataaatgtatacTATATTAAATGAAAACTAATATTCTTTTTTcaataaaatgtatattttattttaaaaattatatataatagatATAACAGATTTAAtaacatatttaaaaattatatataacagATTTCAATAAAATGTATACTAGATTTAATAACACATTAAAGTGTATAATAGAACAAATTATACCTACAAATACAAAAACTATGCCTAATAAcacattaaattaaatataaacgtTAAAAATACCTTTATCTTtctctattatttcttcaaatgttCCTCTGGAAGCTCcttcaaacacaaaaaaaaaaatacctaCAAGAAACAGATTTttgttaaaaacaaaattatagcataacatattttataaaatgaaataagAAATTAAAAGGGTTCGGAGATATACCTTGTAATTGAAATGGTTAATTTGGAGAAATGAAATTGGGGAAGAGATTGGGGAAGAAGAGTTGAAGAGAAATGAAGATTGGGTTTGAGAGAAATGAAGAATGAgtttgagagagatgaagaatggTTAATTTGAGTAATGAAGATGTatgtggaacacgaagcaaataTGGGAAATATAGAAGATACCCAGCGACATGATAAACATGTCGCTATTTTCACACATGAAGAACACATCGCAAAACACCAACGGTCATATATTTACTGCAAAAGCTGCAAAAGTCTGCAAGTCAACGACGTGCAAATCACGTCGCTACCACGGCAACGGTCAACAAAAGCCTAATCATTGTCGGTTTGAGTCAGACAACTTCATTAGCGACGTGGACATAATGTTGCtagtttgaatttcaaaattttcaaactccCCCCATTTGAAATCCACCGCCCATTTTTTTTTCCAGTTAGCGACGTGTTATGTACatcgttatttttttaaaataaataaaaacgctGACACACACAATTGTAATGTCATCTgtaatattttatgaatataatatgtagtgacgtgattatcacgtcggaACAGCCATAATTTTAACatgtgataatcacgtcactaaattaAGCAGCTGGAGAGCTTGTTTCTTGTAGTGTGTGTTTATGAAGATGGTGTGGTTCATGGTTTCAAATTGCGATACGCAACCGCAATTGCGACCACAATAATGGTGATGCGGTAGCCTCCACACCAGgtcgcaattgcggtgtgatttgtAATATCTCCCAATTAAAATTCACGCTGCAATAGCCATAATCGCAACACCCGCAACGACATTTGTgaccgcaaccgcaatttaaaaccatggtgtGGTTATTGTTGTGTTGTGTTTATTAAGATGGTTTGATGATTATTGTCTATATGAAGTTGGTGTGATGATTGTGAGATGTTGTTGAAGAAGATGGTGGTGTGTGGCAATGTTGAAGAAGATGGTGGTGATGGTTATGAAGAATTGTTGTTGTGGAATGTTATTATGGTGTGAAATGGTGGTGAAGAACAATTTTGATGAACATGGTTTGTGAAAATGAAGATGATGGTAATGGTATTGTATTATTTATGTTATAAGATTACTGAGATGgtgtcttagtttttttttttttaaaagtttgtgAGTCGTTAATAATCTAGTTGATTTGTGGTATCTGCACTTTGTAAACCAATATCATAATTATGAAATATGAGGCCTTTTCAATTTAGATTTGCGGCAGATGAAGTTACAATGATGAATATGTATGAGGTTGTCTTCTTATATTCCAGTCATATTCACATGTAGAATTTAGCATTCTCAAAGAGGTTAAGTTTTCATTTGCCTATTATATGATTATGCAGACAAAATTAATTAATCTATTTAAAACATGTGGTTTGATTAATTTTTGCATTTTGATTGGTTATATTTTATTGTGAAACTATCTTGAAATGTAGGAATTTTCATTTCACCCGAATTTGATTATGTTAATTTGAAGCTGGGCTAGTGATGTCACATCAATTTTATGGTGGTTATAAGTGCCTTAACTtacaatgttttttaatatagtgAAAGTTGCGGCGGTTAATAATTTACGTAAATATTGGCAGCTGAAACCGTCGTAATAGTAATATATAACCGCCGCAATTATCCACTTTTTTTGTAGTGCAATGTCACTCATGATTTCAATCGGATCTTACATCCAATTTCCATCAAATTTTTTATATAGTTATCTATGTTGAAGCCATGAATATCTATCTATGTGGCTTAATGGAACCCTTGTTTCCTTGCTCTATATTCTTATAGTTGCAACTATTTTTCAGACCTAATATCCATATTAATCCAATTTCTGTCAACTCAGTAACATTGTGTAGATACAATATTGTTTACAAAGATTGTTATTCCAATATAAAAAAATACTCATGTACTAATAAGAAGACATTTTTAATATGGTGATATTTATTCTTACAAAGATAATCATTCCAATATAAAAAAACACTCATATTTATGCTTACAAAGATAATCATTCCAATATAAATAAACACTCATATTTATGCTTACAAAGATAATCATTCCAATATAAATAAACACTCATATTTATGCTTACAAAGATAATCATTCCAATATAAATAAACACTCATATTTATGCTTACAAAGATAATCATTCCAAAATCTTATTGTTCTAATAATCATATGATAATGATACAGTAGACTCCTAAAGCTAAACATCGATGTCCAGCTTCACCTTCGGTAGATCTATGGCTACCTCCGGTAGATGTATGGCGGCTGCTGTTGCGGGTGCTACTCTCTCTAAACACTTACGAAGAACTGCTGAAAGTAAGTAATATATTATTTGAGAGCTATCAAACATTTTTCGAGTATGGCTTTTACATGGTCTTTTTTGGAGTTGTTAGGGGTAGGATTTTCGGGTTTTACAGGTGAGGGAATATCTTCATTTGGAACTATACGATCTATCGGTGGAGGGGTAGAAAATATATTGGTTGATTGGTCAATCTTAAGCAAAACTTGCTCTTGCTTGTTTAGATAATTCTTCAATGACTTTCCAAAGGACAATTGAATTAAAACATATGGAATTAAAATCTTTCCATTGAGTCTCTTGGAATCATCTCTCTCCCTGTGTGAACCCATGAGCATTAGTGGCTCATCAATAACATCCATGATTAAAACTGCTGCAGCTCCTGCTTTTTGGGCATGATACACCTTCAAAGAAAAAGAACACCCTACAAGTGCAAGTAAGTTGTTAATAAGCATTTTAAAACATGTATAACTAaaagtattacaaaaaaaaattatgcaatGTAACTCTAAAAAATGAATACCTCCACGATTAAGAAGTACGATTGTCGGATGATAAGACCTATATTTAAAAGGTTTACCGCCTTCAAATACTCCGCATCCATAAGAATCTTTCGGTGAAACGAGTGATCCTATGATAGGCTCTCCATAACTTGGCATTCCAAAGCTTCCTATGGCACCATTTCTTTTACCTCTTAGATCATTTGGTGATAGTACTGTGA from Vicia villosa cultivar HV-30 ecotype Madison, WI unplaced genomic scaffold, Vvil1.0 ctg.000370F_1_1, whole genome shotgun sequence harbors:
- the LOC131627591 gene encoding vacuolar-sorting receptor 7-like, yielding MKFSYSHTFELFLFLILFFLQIHGHIVLEENSITVLSPNDLRGKRNGAIGSFGMPSYGEPIIGSLVSPKDSYGCGVFEGGKPFKYRSYHPTIVLLNRGGCSFSLKVYHAQKAGAAAVLIMDVIDEPLMLMGSHRERDDSKRLNGKILIPYVLIQLSFGKSLKNYLNKQEQVLLKIDQSTNIFSTPPPIDRIVPNEDIPSPVKPENPTPNNSKKDHVKAILEKCLIALK